A window of the bacterium genome harbors these coding sequences:
- a CDS encoding cation transporter: protein MNNLIKKAFILSLITIFYNIAEGLISVYFGAGDETLALLGFGVDSFVEVISGIGIAHMIFRMKHSKVQTRDEFEKTALRITGSVFYLLVLGLIAGSVLNIFNDVKPSTTLPGIIIAVISIATMYWLMTSKLKVGKALSSDAIIADANCTKTCFYLSFILLASSGLYELFDIAYFDILGSLGIAYFAFKEGREAFEKVKSGNLMCNCDDCESENKSPILNSK from the coding sequence ATGAATAATTTAATTAAAAAAGCATTTATACTTAGTCTGATAACAATCTTCTACAATATTGCAGAAGGATTGATCTCTGTCTATTTCGGCGCTGGGGATGAAACTCTTGCATTGCTTGGTTTCGGTGTTGACAGTTTTGTTGAAGTGATTTCAGGAATAGGAATTGCTCATATGATTTTTAGAATGAAGCATTCGAAAGTTCAAACTCGTGATGAATTTGAAAAAACTGCATTGAGAATAACAGGAAGTGTATTTTATCTTTTAGTGCTCGGATTAATAGCAGGTTCAGTTCTCAATATTTTTAATGATGTAAAACCCTCGACAACACTTCCTGGGATAATTATCGCTGTGATATCAATTGCAACAATGTATTGGCTGATGACTTCAAAATTAAAAGTTGGTAAAGCATTAAGCTCAGATGCAATCATTGCAGATGCGAATTGTACAAAAACCTGTTTTTATCTTTCATTTATTCTGCTTGCATCAAGTGGATTGTACGAATTATTTGATATTGCTTACTTCGATATTTTAGGATCATTAGGAATTGCTTACTTTGCTTTCAAAGAGGGAAGAGAAGCATTTGAAAAAGTGAAAAGCGGAAATTTAATGTGTAATTGTGATGACTGTGAATCTGAGAACAAATCACCAATTTTGAATTCAAAGTAA
- a CDS encoding YHS domain-containing protein: protein MIIFSVIAFLGVISFAQEKPETEKKEKKECSHSCCGTKESKSEANLETNEDAAVVQIWNKVCPVEGSKVKSDSPSTEYNGMLIGFCCEDCTSKFIKNPETYLKNLNEDGSKFIKS from the coding sequence ATGATCATCTTTTCAGTAATCGCATTTCTCGGTGTGATTTCTTTTGCACAGGAAAAACCTGAAACAGAAAAGAAAGAAAAGAAGGAATGCTCTCATAGCTGCTGCGGAACAAAGGAAAGCAAAAGTGAAGCAAATTTGGAAACGAATGAAGACGCAGCAGTCGTTCAAATCTGGAATAAAGTATGTCCTGTCGAAGGAAGTAAAGTAAAGTCAGATTCACCTTCAACTGAGTATAATGGGATGCTTATCGGTTTTTGCTGTGAAGATTGTACTTCAAAGTTTATAAAAAACCCTGAAACTTATTTGAAAAACCTCAATGAGGATGGATCAAAGTTCATAAAAAGTTAG
- a CDS encoding TonB-dependent receptor has protein sequence MKSLLFAILILFSANYGFTQTFKGIVYELDEKQQKIPLVGTNVFWEGTQIGTTTNDDGIFFLEKIDSDHLHLIVSYIGYQPDTVEISSYMESIEIVLSVNRELKEVVVTGTSLSKYFDELDARPTEIITSKELLKAACCNLSESFTTNASVDVQFQDAVTGAKQIQLLGLAGIYTNIMFENVPTLKGITNTFGLGYVPGPWMTAISVSKGAGSVVNGYESITGQINIDYKKPDDIERYYFNAFQSSHYKTDLNANAALQISENLSTLLLAHSDFVTKTFDHNHDFFADQPEVKQFNFMNRWHYQSFTGYESQFGIQVINEQRNAGQISESHSSSHSGHLYDIDVDTKRYEVYAKNGYVFNSEPYASMGLILNGQYQDQNSLFGLRQYDSKLRSFSSKLVFEAKTEDEVHAITLGGSYVFDQYEEEYNGIDFFRKESRPGIFAEYNFSPLPQIAVVPGARVDFHNLYGTFFTPRLHVKYGIDENTTLRISGGKGYRSVNLFAENMNYLASSRQFVVINNPTYEEGWNYGFNLTRYFSINNRDLRITADFYRTDFSKQTVVDIDSDVRQVRFYDLDGKSFSNNYQIELAYELIQRLDLTAAFRYSDVKTQYGEKLLTKPLISKYKGLLTLSYATEERDWLFDTSFLLNGDGRVPSTEDNPEQYRRSESFSEFVNINAQVTKKIDIVDLYFGVENLLDFTQDNPIIASDDPFGEYFDASLVWGPVDGRKFYLGLRLSVL, from the coding sequence ATGAAATCACTATTATTTGCGATTCTCATTTTATTCTCGGCAAACTATGGATTTACTCAGACATTTAAAGGAATAGTTTACGAGTTAGATGAGAAACAACAAAAGATACCGCTGGTCGGGACAAATGTTTTCTGGGAAGGTACCCAAATTGGAACGACAACAAATGATGATGGAATATTTTTTCTGGAGAAGATAGATTCTGATCACCTTCATTTGATTGTTAGTTATATTGGCTATCAGCCTGATACTGTCGAAATCTCATCATATATGGAGAGTATTGAAATTGTTCTGTCAGTAAACAGAGAATTGAAAGAAGTGGTTGTAACAGGAACATCGTTGTCAAAATATTTTGATGAGCTTGATGCAAGACCAACTGAAATTATAACGAGCAAAGAATTGCTTAAAGCTGCTTGCTGCAACTTATCGGAAAGCTTTACAACTAATGCAAGTGTTGATGTTCAGTTTCAGGATGCAGTGACAGGTGCAAAACAAATTCAACTTTTAGGACTGGCTGGAATCTACACAAACATAATGTTTGAAAACGTTCCGACATTGAAAGGGATTACAAATACATTCGGACTTGGTTATGTCCCTGGACCCTGGATGACAGCGATCAGCGTATCTAAAGGTGCTGGTTCTGTTGTAAATGGATATGAATCTATTACAGGACAAATTAACATTGATTATAAAAAGCCGGACGATATCGAAAGATATTATTTTAATGCTTTTCAAAGTTCGCATTATAAAACTGACTTGAACGCAAATGCTGCATTGCAGATATCGGAAAATCTTTCAACTCTGTTGTTAGCGCATTCCGATTTTGTTACAAAAACTTTTGATCATAATCATGATTTCTTTGCCGATCAGCCTGAAGTAAAGCAATTTAATTTTATGAATAGATGGCATTATCAGTCCTTCACCGGATATGAATCGCAATTTGGTATACAGGTAATTAATGAACAAAGAAATGCCGGGCAAATTTCTGAATCTCATTCAAGCAGTCATTCTGGTCACTTGTATGATATCGATGTTGATACAAAACGATATGAAGTGTATGCTAAAAATGGATACGTATTCAACAGTGAGCCTTATGCAAGTATGGGTTTAATTTTGAATGGACAGTATCAAGACCAGAATTCATTGTTTGGATTAAGGCAATATGATTCGAAGTTAAGATCATTTTCTTCAAAGCTTGTTTTTGAAGCAAAAACTGAAGACGAAGTTCATGCAATAACGCTTGGTGGTAGTTACGTTTTCGATCAATATGAAGAAGAATACAATGGAATTGATTTTTTCAGAAAAGAATCAAGACCGGGAATTTTTGCTGAGTATAACTTTTCCCCACTTCCACAGATTGCCGTTGTTCCCGGTGCCAGAGTTGACTTTCATAATTTGTACGGAACTTTCTTTACACCACGACTTCATGTGAAGTACGGTATCGATGAAAACACAACTTTAAGAATTTCGGGAGGAAAAGGATATCGTTCGGTAAATCTTTTTGCTGAAAATATGAACTACCTTGCGAGTTCGCGTCAGTTCGTTGTAATCAATAATCCAACGTATGAGGAAGGTTGGAATTATGGTTTCAATCTGACAAGATATTTCTCTATCAACAATCGCGACTTAAGGATTACAGCTGATTTTTATCGGACAGATTTCAGTAAGCAGACAGTTGTCGATATTGACAGTGATGTAAGGCAGGTAAGATTTTATGATCTTGATGGTAAATCATTTTCAAATAATTATCAGATTGAACTTGCGTACGAATTAATCCAACGACTGGATCTTACTGCTGCATTCAGATACTCTGATGTAAAAACACAATATGGAGAAAAACTTTTAACAAAACCTCTCATCAGCAAATATAAAGGTTTACTAACCCTTTCGTATGCAACTGAGGAGCGTGATTGGCTTTTTGATACATCATTCTTGTTGAATGGAGACGGAAGAGTTCCATCTACTGAAGATAATCCAGAACAATACCGGAGATCAGAATCTTTTTCCGAATTTGTAAATATCAATGCTCAGGTTACAAAGAAGATTGATATCGTTGATTTATACTTTGGTGTTGAAAACCTTCTGGATTTCACACAAGATAATCCTATAATTGCATCTGACGATCCATTCGGTGAATACTTTGATGCATCACTTGTTTGGGGACCGGTTGACGGAAGAAAGTTTTATCTTGGTTTGAGACTCAGTGTTTTGTAA
- a CDS encoding YHS domain-containing protein — protein sequence MNEEAKNDSVTTLEEPVDSSSTQDSAELEIWNKVCPVMGNKVDVDGPTVEYNGKLYGFCCPGCDAKFEKNPEKYSKNLNEDGTRFIGRK from the coding sequence ATGAATGAGGAAGCAAAGAATGATTCAGTAACAACTTTAGAAGAACCCGTTGACAGTAGTTCAACTCAAGATTCAGCTGAATTAGAGATTTGGAATAAAGTCTGTCCGGTTATGGGCAACAAAGTTGACGTTGACGGACCAACTGTTGAATACAATGGTAAGCTTTATGGATTCTGCTGTCCCGGCTGTGATGCAAAATTCGAAAAGAATCCCGAAAAGTATTCAAAGAATTTAAATGAAGACGGAACAAGGTTTATAGGAAGAAAATAA